The Thermasporomyces composti region AGCAGCGGTGAAGGCCTTGAGTCCGGCGAGGAAACCCATCCGGAAATCGATGTTGGTGTAACGGAGGCCGTGGGCGATGCCAGCGATGGCGGCGAGCGCGGCGCCCACCGCGAACGCGGTGACGATGATGCGGTCGACGTTGATACCCATCAACCGCGCGGTGTCCGGATCTTGCGAGGTGGCCTGCATCGCCCGTCCCGTCCGCGTGCGGTTGACGAAGAACCACAACGCCACAGTGCAGACGATGAGCGAGACGATGGTGAACGCCGCGGCGCGTTGGACCGTGATCTGCCCGATGACCGAGTCCGGTCCGCCGATCCGAATGGCCGGCCCGGTGAGGACGTCGATCTGCGGGAAGGGAATCGCCTTCTTCGCGTCAGGGAAGCCCGGGATCTTGCCGAAGAAGAGGCGAACCGCTTCCTGCAGGAAGATCGAGACACCGATGGCGGTGATCAGCGGGGCCAACCGTGGTGCCCTGCGAAGTGGCCGGTACGCGAAGCGTTCCATCAGGACGGCGGTGCCCACGGAGGCGGCCATCGCGGCCACCACCATGAACGGCAACACCCAGAGCGCGGTCGTGTCCGAGAAGAACGCCGTCCACACGGCCAGCGCCCCGAACGCCCCGACCATGAAGATCTCGCCGTGGGCGAAGTTGATGAGCTGGATGATGCCGTAGACCACCGTGTATCCGACGGCGATCAGCGCGTAGAGCGCTCCTAGGGACAGACCATTGATGAGCTGCTGGAGGAACTGGTCCACGCCTTACCCCTCGAGGTGACGCCTACCCGGGTCTCGGGCAGCGCATCCTTCCAGACAGCGGTTGGGGGCGGGAAAGGTGCCCGCCCCCAACCCGTCGACTACTTGAACTCCTCGGTGAACGCCGGCTCCCAGGCGTCGCCTTCGACGCGGTAGACCGTGAGGACCTTGGTCGTGGTGTCACCGAACTCGTCGAAGGCCACTCGGCCGGTGACACCGTCGAAGCTCACGTCGTTCATCGCCTCGATGGCCGCGGCCCGAGCGGACTTGGCGTCGGAAGCGTCCTTCAAAGCGACCTGCAGAGCCTTGATGACCGCCTGGGCGGCGTCGTAGGCGTAGGCGCCGTAGGCCTCGTAGGACGTCTCGTAGCCGGCCGCCTCGTAGTCCTTGATGAACTGCTGGGCGGTCTCGAGCTCCTCGGTGGGAGCGCCCACGGAGGTCGCCAGGTCGCCCTGGGCCGCCTCACCAGCGAGGTTGATGTACTCGGAGGAGTACATGCCGTCGCCGCCCATGAGCGGGATGTTGAGTCCGGCGGCCTTCATCTGCTGGCTGAGCGGACCGGACTGCGGGTACTCGCCGCCGTAGTAGAGCAGCTCCGGCTGGGCTGGCTTGATCTTCGAGATCACCGCGCTGAAGTCGCTGTCGTCGGGGTTGATGGTCTGCGCGGACACGACCTCTCCGCCCAGCCGCTTGAACTCCTCGGTGAACGCCTCGGCCAGGCCCTGCCCGTAGGTCTTCTTGTCGTGCACGGTCGCGACCTTGCGGATCCCGAGCTCGTTGTAGACGTACCGTGCGGCGAACGGGCCCTGGATCGAGTCGGTCGTGCAGACCCGGAAGTAGTTGTCGTACTGCCGCTGCGGGTTGTTCTCGAAGTCCGCGCCCTTGGTCAGGGTGTCGTTGGTGTTGGCCGGGGAGATCTGGAGGATGCCGGCCGAGTGGAGCACCGGCTGCACGCTTTGGGCGACGCTGGAGTTGAGCGTGCCGATCACCGCGACGACCTCATCGTCGGACGCGAGCT contains the following coding sequences:
- a CDS encoding branched-chain amino acid ABC transporter permease; its protein translation is MDQFLQQLINGLSLGALYALIAVGYTVVYGIIQLINFAHGEIFMVGAFGALAVWTAFFSDTTALWVLPFMVVAAMAASVGTAVLMERFAYRPLRRAPRLAPLITAIGVSIFLQEAVRLFFGKIPGFPDAKKAIPFPQIDVLTGPAIRIGGPDSVIGQITVQRAAAFTIVSLIVCTVALWFFVNRTRTGRAMQATSQDPDTARLMGINVDRIIVTAFAVGAALAAIAGIAHGLRYTNIDFRMGFLAGLKAFTAAVLGGIGNINGAVVGGLVLGVAEAMAIQYVPGQFGGSAWKDVWAFVVLILVLVFRPQGILGARVVDRA
- a CDS encoding branched-chain amino acid ABC transporter substrate-binding protein, whose translation is MRRRAIVRLGVALTAASLIFTACGTRGDERGGGSGGDGTQQSTKTAKIGVIAPLSGGLSALGLGIRNSVDLAIKQANEQNLIPGWKLELAAEDDQASPDVGKNAATKLASDDEVVAVIGTLNSSVAQSVQPVLHSAGILQISPANTNDTLTKGADFENNPQRQYDNYFRVCTTDSIQGPFAARYVYNELGIRKVATVHDKKTYGQGLAEAFTEEFKRLGGEVVSAQTINPDDSDFSAVISKIKPAQPELLYYGGEYPQSGPLSQQMKAAGLNIPLMGGDGMYSSEYINLAGEAAQGDLATSVGAPTEELETAQQFIKDYEAAGYETSYEAYGAYAYDAAQAVIKALQVALKDASDAKSARAAAIEAMNDVSFDGVTGRVAFDEFGDTTTKVLTVYRVEGDAWEPAFTEEFK